The following proteins are co-located in the Candidatus Omnitrophota bacterium genome:
- a CDS encoding PIN domain-containing protein, translating to MITSETALLDANVLVYAYDESSPYHAAALQLVEKGRGGEISLCLTPQVLNEFFAVITDPRRVAHHFTAQEALQEMVKFYRSKRILTIFPNSLTIEIMLELLKRHPVVKQDIFDLQLAATMLANNITRIYTYNAEDFIKFSEIETLTP from the coding sequence ATGATTACCTCTGAAACTGCGCTCCTTGACGCCAACGTTCTCGTATACGCCTACGACGAATCTTCCCCCTACCATGCGGCGGCGCTGCAGCTCGTGGAAAAAGGACGGGGGGGCGAAATTTCTCTCTGTCTTACGCCGCAAGTTCTCAACGAGTTCTTTGCCGTCATCACCGATCCCCGCCGGGTTGCGCATCATTTCACCGCTCAAGAAGCGCTACAGGAAATGGTGAAATTTTATCGCTCTAAACGCATCCTGACCATCTTCCCGAATTCCCTGACGATTGAGATTATGCTGGAACTTCTTAAGCGGCATCCCGTCGTCAAACAGGATATCTTTGATCTTCAGTTGGCGGCCACTATGCTCGCAAACAACATCACCCGCATTTATACCTATAACGCCGAGGATTTTATCAAGTTTAGCGAGATTGAAACGTTAACCCCGTAA
- a CDS encoding glycosyltransferase family 2 protein has product MKSGYLNTDWREGERRETMSEISVESMPMISAVLVSWNRLDYLQKAVQSLRAQNYPNLEIVIVDNGSSDGSAEWLGEQKDIVSIQNPRNRGASAARNQGTRIAQGEYVLYMDSDAELVTPGALARMAQELERQPLTAGAAGLIYADAELQTLWCCSPCMNWEGYHDPAASLQVVEEAEILSTCFSLFRHSALREAGGFDEFFFYLYEDGDLCERIRKRGYRLRIFPDIAIVHHYAEPGRTRRGQIAFHYYHERLRMYYILKNWGLRRFLQSWATKVSHTLDFKKNFPYLPIICYIDIYAWRASLMLLAYPIIRARRRKQWI; this is encoded by the coding sequence ATGAAAAGCGGCTATCTTAATACGGATTGGCGTGAGGGCGAAAGACGGGAGACCATGAGCGAAATAAGCGTGGAATCTATGCCCATGATTTCCGCCGTGCTGGTCAGCTGGAATCGGCTGGATTATCTACAAAAAGCCGTCCAGTCGCTGCGGGCGCAGAATTATCCCAACTTGGAAATCGTTATCGTCGATAACGGATCCAGCGACGGCTCCGCCGAATGGCTGGGGGAGCAAAAGGATATTGTCTCGATTCAAAACCCCCGCAACCGGGGCGCCAGCGCCGCGCGCAATCAGGGAACGCGGATCGCGCAAGGCGAGTATGTCCTATATATGGATTCCGACGCGGAATTGGTTACGCCGGGAGCGCTGGCGCGGATGGCGCAGGAATTGGAGCGGCAGCCATTGACGGCGGGAGCGGCGGGCTTGATCTACGCGGATGCGGAATTGCAAACATTATGGTGCTGCTCGCCGTGCATGAATTGGGAAGGGTATCACGATCCGGCTGCATCGCTGCAAGTCGTGGAGGAGGCGGAGATTCTTTCGACGTGTTTCAGTCTTTTTCGCCATTCCGCTCTGCGGGAGGCGGGAGGCTTCGACGAATTTTTCTTTTATCTTTACGAAGACGGCGATCTCTGCGAGCGCATCCGCAAACGGGGCTATCGTTTGCGCATCTTTCCCGATATCGCCATCGTTCATCATTACGCCGAGCCGGGGCGGACGCGGCGGGGGCAGATCGCTTTTCATTATTACCACGAGCGGCTGCGGATGTATTATATTTTGAAGAATTGGGGCTTGCGGCGTTTTCTTCAATCTTGGGCGACAAAAGTCTCGCATACTCTTGACTTTAAAAAAAATTTCCCTTATCTTCCTATTATATGCTATATTGATATTTACGCTTGGCGGGCTTCGTTAATGCTTCTTGCTTACCCTATCATAAGAGCCAGGCGGCGTAAACAATGGATTTAG